One Aquisediminimonas profunda genomic region harbors:
- a CDS encoding mannose-1-phosphate guanylyltransferase/mannose-6-phosphate isomerase, translated as MSDETRIIPVILSGGSGTRLWPMSTPERPKQFLPLTDERTMFQLTVGRTGDASRYAPPVIVASERHADLIEEQLAEISVHPAALILEPCARNTAPAIALAALGGGRAPLLVMPSDHVIGDVDAFHYAIAQALPLLDDGWLVTFGIEPDGPETGYGYIKAGGPLNGTTRCVAQFVEKPDRERAEAMLAAGGHFWNGGIFLFRADMFLKALEVHAPAILEAAKASIETATRKGHRILPDAQAFAASPADSIDYAVMEKAERVAVIPVAMGWSDVGSWDAIYALGAKDQDANCQKGDVRMIDGQGNLIQSDGLRISVSGVHDLIIVASGNEVMILPRGSSQDVKKFSS; from the coding sequence TTGAGCGACGAAACGCGCATTATACCTGTCATCCTCTCAGGCGGATCGGGGACACGGCTTTGGCCGATGTCGACACCTGAGCGCCCCAAACAGTTCCTCCCGCTGACGGACGAACGGACCATGTTTCAGCTAACGGTCGGCAGGACTGGTGACGCGAGCAGATATGCGCCTCCAGTTATTGTCGCGAGCGAGCGACATGCCGACCTTATCGAGGAGCAGCTGGCAGAAATTTCAGTTCACCCCGCTGCACTCATTCTCGAGCCCTGTGCGCGCAATACGGCACCCGCGATCGCACTGGCAGCACTCGGCGGCGGTCGTGCCCCTCTCCTTGTCATGCCGAGCGATCATGTGATTGGTGACGTGGATGCTTTCCACTACGCCATTGCCCAGGCATTACCATTGCTCGATGATGGCTGGCTCGTGACCTTCGGGATCGAACCTGACGGACCTGAAACCGGCTATGGCTATATCAAAGCTGGCGGACCCTTGAATGGGACAACACGTTGTGTCGCACAATTTGTTGAAAAGCCCGACCGGGAAAGAGCGGAAGCCATGCTGGCCGCCGGCGGGCATTTCTGGAACGGCGGGATATTTCTCTTTCGCGCCGATATGTTTCTCAAGGCATTGGAAGTGCATGCACCCGCCATCCTTGAAGCAGCCAAGGCGAGCATCGAGACGGCGACCCGCAAGGGGCACCGCATCTTGCCTGATGCGCAGGCTTTTGCTGCCAGCCCAGCCGATTCCATTGATTATGCCGTGATGGAAAAGGCGGAAAGGGTAGCCGTCATACCGGTCGCAATGGGCTGGTCCGATGTGGGTAGTTGGGATGCGATCTATGCGCTCGGCGCCAAGGACCAGGATGCAAATTGCCAGAAAGGGGATGTGCGGATGATCGATGGACAGGGCAATCTGATCCAGAGCGACGGACTGCGCATCTCTGTTTCCGGAGTGCATGACTTGATCATCGTGGCAAGCGGCAACGAAGTAATGATCCTCCCGCGCGGGTCGTCGCAGGACGTCAAGAAGTTCAGCAGCTAA
- a CDS encoding helix-turn-helix domain-containing protein, with protein MAEQKLFAGHTVRRLRRSNGLSQAALAEALEISPSYLNLIERNQRPLTAALLLRLADQFDTDPRALAGASDPGGGMDAMRRRLADPMFADLEIDRVQIEEWLAAAPAGAEAFARAFDRVGAASGFGLDPFAELRAEIERWRNHFADLDSDAEALADELRLGAGDLYNAIAERLRVKHQLSIRILPVDAMPDRLRRLDLHARQLQLSELLDPASRTFGAAFQLAQLEAKDPIDWLVKGAGFKERASERLFRRHLTSYFAAALMMPYARFLRACEATGYDLELLQRRFGAGFEQVAHRLTTLQRVGARGLPFFMIRIDRAGQSSKRFGGASNSPLVEEDGRCPLWALHRAFDHPGTLLTQLVELQDGSRWFTLARTVRPQGVSIGSVAAEFAIGLGLAADVASPLASARGIDLKRGEAVGVGLGCRSCTRPDCPQRSAPPVSRALVFNERERAIAPFTFAGD; from the coding sequence ATGGCTGAGCAGAAACTTTTCGCTGGACATACCGTGCGTCGCCTTCGCCGGTCCAATGGTCTTTCGCAGGCGGCGCTCGCCGAGGCGCTTGAGATCTCGCCGAGTTATCTCAACCTTATCGAGCGTAATCAGCGTCCATTGACCGCTGCCCTGCTCCTGAGGCTGGCAGACCAGTTTGACACGGATCCGCGCGCGTTGGCCGGAGCAAGCGATCCGGGAGGGGGCATGGATGCCATGCGCCGCCGCCTGGCCGATCCGATGTTTGCCGATCTTGAAATTGATCGCGTCCAGATCGAGGAGTGGCTTGCAGCGGCACCTGCAGGGGCAGAAGCTTTTGCTCGCGCCTTCGACAGGGTTGGGGCTGCGTCGGGCTTTGGGTTGGATCCCTTTGCAGAGTTGCGTGCTGAAATTGAGCGCTGGCGCAATCACTTCGCTGACCTCGACAGCGATGCCGAAGCACTGGCAGACGAACTGAGGCTGGGCGCTGGCGACCTTTACAATGCCATCGCCGAACGTCTGCGCGTCAAGCATCAGCTTTCGATCCGTATTCTGCCAGTGGACGCGATGCCTGACCGGCTGCGGCGTCTGGATCTTCACGCGCGACAATTGCAGCTTTCGGAACTGCTTGACCCGGCAAGCCGAACCTTTGGTGCGGCTTTTCAGCTTGCACAGCTTGAAGCAAAGGATCCGATCGACTGGCTCGTAAAGGGTGCAGGCTTCAAGGAGCGCGCGTCCGAACGGCTCTTCCGCCGACATCTCACAAGTTATTTCGCCGCCGCATTGATGATGCCTTATGCCCGCTTCCTCAGGGCCTGCGAAGCAACCGGCTATGATCTGGAATTGCTCCAGCGGCGTTTTGGTGCCGGTTTCGAACAGGTTGCCCATCGGCTGACAACCTTGCAGCGCGTTGGCGCTCGGGGGTTGCCGTTTTTCATGATCCGGATCGACCGGGCCGGGCAATCGTCAAAGCGCTTTGGCGGAGCCAGCAATTCGCCCTTGGTCGAGGAAGATGGACGCTGCCCGCTTTGGGCATTGCACCGGGCGTTCGATCATCCAGGGACGCTCCTGACCCAGCTCGTGGAACTGCAGGACGGCAGCAGGTGGTTCACCTTGGCCCGGACCGTGCGACCGCAAGGCGTGAGCATTGGCAGCGTTGCTGCCGAATTTGCGATCGGGCTCGGGCTTGCAGCCGATGTTGCGTCGCCACTGGCCTCGGCGCGGGGGATTGACCTTAAGCGCGGCGAGGCAGTTGGCGTTGGACTGGGGTGTCGCAGCTGCACGCGCCCCGATTGTCCACAGCGCTCGGCACCTCCGGTTTCTCGCGCGCTTGTCTTTAATGAGCGGGAGCGAGCCATAGCCCCGTTTACATTTGCCGGAGATTAG
- a CDS encoding isocitrate lyase codes for MSYQDHISQIGQLVRTKNGTWDGIDAESVARMRLQNRFRTGLDIARYTAKIMREDMAAYDANPALYTQSLGCWHGFIAQQKMISIKKHFGDTKRKYLYLSGWMVAALRSEFGPLPDQSMHEKTSVPALIEELYTFLRQADSRELNLLFRELDAARSASDLAKEKATLDKIENFQTHVVPIIADIDAGFGNAEATYLLAKKMIEAGACALQIENQVSDEKQCGHQDGKVTVPHEDFLAKVRACRYAFLELGVEDGIIVTRTDSLGAGLTKQIAVSHTPGDIGDQYNSFLDCEEIDPATARNGDVIINRNGKMLRPKRLPSNLFQFRPGTGEDRCVLDCITSLQNGADLLWIETEKPHVEQIAGMMDRVREVFPNAKLVYNNSPSFNWTLNFRQQVYDAMQAEGLDVSAYDRADLMSAKYDDTELGEQADKRIRTFQADGAKRAGIFHHLITLPTYHTAALSTDNLAKEYFGDAGMLGYVLGVQRQEIRQGIACVKHQNMSGSDIGDDHKEYFAGEAALKAGGAHNTMNQFG; via the coding sequence ATGTCATACCAGGACCATATCTCGCAGATCGGGCAACTCGTCCGCACCAAAAACGGCACCTGGGACGGCATTGATGCTGAATCAGTCGCCCGCATGCGGCTCCAGAACCGGTTCAGGACCGGGCTTGATATTGCCCGCTACACAGCAAAGATCATGCGCGAAGACATGGCGGCCTATGATGCCAACCCCGCGCTCTATACCCAATCGCTTGGTTGCTGGCACGGTTTCATTGCCCAGCAGAAGATGATTTCGATCAAGAAGCACTTCGGCGATACGAAGCGCAAATACCTCTATCTTTCGGGTTGGATGGTTGCTGCCCTCCGTTCGGAGTTCGGCCCGCTTCCCGATCAGTCGATGCATGAGAAAACAAGCGTCCCTGCGCTGATCGAAGAACTCTACACCTTCCTGAGGCAAGCCGATTCCCGAGAGCTCAACCTGCTCTTCCGTGAATTGGATGCGGCGCGCTCAGCAAGCGATCTCGCCAAGGAAAAGGCAACGCTCGACAAGATCGAGAATTTCCAGACGCATGTCGTGCCCATCATTGCGGACATTGATGCTGGTTTTGGCAACGCCGAAGCCACGTACCTGCTCGCGAAAAAGATGATCGAAGCCGGCGCATGCGCGCTCCAGATCGAAAACCAGGTTTCGGATGAAAAGCAGTGCGGACATCAGGACGGCAAAGTGACCGTTCCGCATGAGGATTTCCTCGCGAAGGTCCGCGCCTGCCGTTACGCCTTCCTCGAACTGGGCGTCGAAGACGGCATCATCGTGACGCGCACCGACTCACTCGGTGCAGGCTTGACCAAGCAGATTGCTGTCAGCCACACCCCCGGCGACATTGGTGATCAGTACAACAGCTTCCTCGATTGCGAAGAGATCGACCCTGCCACGGCACGGAATGGCGATGTCATCATCAACCGTAACGGCAAGATGTTGCGCCCAAAGCGGCTCCCCTCGAACCTCTTCCAGTTTCGCCCCGGGACTGGTGAGGACCGCTGCGTGCTTGATTGCATCACGTCGCTCCAGAATGGCGCCGATCTGTTGTGGATCGAAACCGAAAAGCCGCATGTTGAACAGATTGCAGGCATGATGGACCGCGTTCGCGAGGTCTTCCCGAATGCCAAGCTCGTCTACAACAACTCGCCATCTTTCAACTGGACCCTCAATTTCCGTCAGCAAGTTTATGATGCCATGCAAGCCGAGGGCCTGGACGTTTCGGCTTATGACCGCGCGGACCTGATGAGTGCGAAATACGACGACACGGAACTTGGTGAGCAGGCAGACAAGCGCATCCGCACCTTCCAGGCCGACGGTGCAAAGCGGGCCGGCATTTTCCACCACCTCATCACGTTGCCCACCTATCACACGGCCGCGCTATCCACTGACAACCTCGCCAAGGAATATTTCGGCGACGCGGGCATGCTTGGCTATGTCCTTGGCGTCCAGCGTCAGGAAATTCGTCAGGGCATCGCCTGCGTGAAGCACCAGAATATGTCCGGCTCGGACATTGGCGACGATCACAAGGAATATTTTGCTGGCGAGGCGGCGCTGAAAGCAGGCGGCGCCCACAATACGATGAACCAGTTCGGCTGA
- a CDS encoding MBL fold metallo-hydrolase: protein MTDSLSSRKTAPHVRAAFDPATNTISYIVHDPATKAAAIIDPVLDFTPRNGRTRTTSADLLLEAVRNDGLDLRYLLETHAHADHLSASHYLRERTGAPVVIGEHITDVQAIFADLFEADDVARDGRAFDRLVREGDTLPLGSMEIRVLHTPGHTPACVSYMIGDAAFVGDTLFMPDYGTARADFPGGNASTLYRSIQKLLSLPEETRILTGHDYPPPSRGSPAWEASVAEHRRANIHVHDGIEEAAFVAMREARDATLEAPLLILPSLQVNIRAGQMPPASPGGHVYLKIPINAI from the coding sequence ATGACCGATTCCCTTTCCTCTCGCAAAACGGCCCCGCATGTGCGGGCAGCATTTGACCCCGCGACCAACACGATCAGCTACATTGTGCACGATCCAGCCACCAAGGCGGCGGCCATCATTGATCCTGTACTCGACTTCACGCCCCGCAACGGGCGGACGCGGACCACCAGTGCTGACCTCCTGCTTGAGGCTGTTCGCAATGATGGCCTTGATCTGCGCTACCTTCTTGAGACGCACGCGCACGCGGATCATCTTTCCGCCTCGCATTATCTGCGTGAACGGACTGGCGCGCCTGTTGTCATAGGCGAGCATATCACCGATGTTCAGGCAATATTCGCTGATCTTTTCGAGGCCGATGATGTCGCGCGCGATGGAAGAGCGTTCGACAGACTTGTCCGTGAAGGCGATACCCTGCCGCTGGGTAGCATGGAGATTCGCGTTCTGCATACGCCGGGCCACACGCCGGCTTGCGTGAGCTACATGATCGGCGATGCGGCCTTTGTCGGCGATACGCTTTTCATGCCTGATTACGGAACTGCTCGTGCCGATTTTCCGGGTGGCAACGCTTCCACATTGTACCGCTCAATCCAAAAGCTCCTCAGTCTTCCTGAGGAGACACGCATTCTGACTGGACACGACTATCCGCCGCCGTCGCGCGGAAGTCCGGCCTGGGAGGCAAGTGTTGCCGAACATCGTCGAGCGAATATCCATGTTCATGACGGAATCGAGGAAGCGGCATTTGTCGCCATGCGGGAAGCGCGCGATGCGACCCTTGAGGCTCCGCTGCTCATTCTGCCATCGCTGCAAGTCAATATCCGGGCAGGGCAAATGCCACCGGCCAGTCCGGGCGGGCATGTCTATCTGAAAATTCCGATCAACGCGATCTGA